The Belonocnema kinseyi isolate 2016_QV_RU_SX_M_011 chromosome 10, B_treatae_v1, whole genome shotgun sequence genome has a window encoding:
- the LOC117181848 gene encoding sulfotransferase 4A1-like: MSSQPPNYTLLDADKTKEMLTLFNGERTGWVQAGEKKWFFPYKYTEEREGFYNFKPRPSDTWIISHPRSGTTVTQELIWLLSNNLDFETARKKTYMQRFPYLESSMDYHSAVMDELVKKNEGNLEKQEFCKSLARPVYETLEALPSPRFIQSHMPLSLKPGILDSGCKIIYMARNPKDVAVSWYIMHKSVVSLGYVGDFPTFWNYFKNDLTVFSPYWEHVKEAWAQRNHPNLLFMFYEELRADLLSAAKKVANFLGKNYNENQLSKLLDHLNIDNFRKNPAVNLYSWYNCGVYLNSEFFIGKGKTGNWKEFFSAEMEKEADEWITKNLEDTDLVFPIINTKDVCH; encoded by the exons ATGAGTTCACAACCACCAAATTATACTTTATTGGATGCTGATAAAACGAAAGAAATGTTGACTCTTTTTAATGGTGAAAGAACCGGATGGGTGCAGGCTGGAGAGAAGAAGTGGTTTTTCCCCTATAAATACACAGAAGAAAGGGAaggattttacaattttaagccTAGACCCTCTGACACTTGGATAATTTCTCATCCGCGGTCAG GAACGACCGTGACGCAAGAACTTATTTGGCTTCTGAGTAATAATCTGGATTTCGAAACAGCAAGGAAGAAGACGTATATGCAAAGATTCCCATATCTTGA aagCAGTATGGATTATCATTCCGCAGTAATGGACGAACTTGTCAAAAAAAATGAAGGAAACCTAGAAAAGCAAGAGTTTTGCAAATCTCTGGCTAGACCTGTTTATGAAACATTAGAGGCTCTACCATCCCCTAGATTTATTCAATCGCATATGCCTCTTAGCTTGAAGCCAGGTATCTTGGATTCTGGATGTAAG ATTATTTACATGGCGAGGAATCCGAAAGACGTAGCGGTTTCGTGGTATATTATGCATAAATCCGTGGTATCCCTTGGATATGTAGGTGACTTTCCGAccttttggaattatttcaaaaatgatctta CTGTATTCAGTCCATACTGGGAACATGTTAAAGAAGCATGGGCTCAGAGGAATCACCCGAATCTGTTATTTATGTTTTACGAGGAATTGCGAGCC GATTTGCTTTCTGCAGCTAAAAAGGTGGCCAATTTCTTGGGGAAGAATTACAATGAAAATCAGTTATCCAAATTGTTGGATCACTTAAATATAGATAATTTCCGAAAAAACCCGGCGGTTAATTTGTATAGTTGGTATAACTGTGGAGTATATTTGAACAGCGAATTTTTCATCGGAAAGGGGAAGACTGGCAACTGGAAGGAATTCTTCAGTGCAGAGATGGAAAAAGAAGCTGATGAATGGATTACGAAAAATTTAGAAGACACTGATCTGGTGTTCCCAATAATCAACACGAAGGACGTGTGCCATTAG